Genomic window (Nicotiana sylvestris chromosome 7, ASM39365v2, whole genome shotgun sequence):
TTGCTCGTAGTCAATACGACGAATGGAAACGAAACACAGAGAGATTGAGGTACTAACTTCTTGAAGAGGCTGGTTATTTACTAGCACCCATGGTACAAACCTGTGATTGGGGTTCAGGCTTGCAGTTTCATCTGCATATGCTTTCTCTAGCTGTGAGTTCATATACATTAGGAAATTATTAATTTCTACTTAAGTAGATATTAAAACAATAGAACAAAGTTTTGTTCTTACCCGATATCCAAGCCCATTGTTATAGCAATTCTTGATGGGAGTTTGGCTCAAACCAGTTGCAGAAAAACAAGATTGCCACGAGGACTGCCTGTTCTCCAGATGTAATCGTTCTACACAATTTATAAACTTGAAATGTGTTTCCTGTATCATCAACATCTTGTGGAATTAGGAAATATTGAGTTATGAACTGAATATGCATGTAACAACCTATTGTTCTTATACTCGTATAATGCTGACTATTTTCAAAACGCTTTATTTTATAGTATGTGTCTGAGGTGTTACCAGATTTGACCAAACCTTGATAGCACAAGCTTCCACTGTGTTTAGCAGACACTCCGCTGGTCCATGCTGCATGTTAGTTTAATCATCAAATTGAAATGCAAACAAGAATGATCTTTAAAAAGGCAAGACAAAACAAGACATAGAACATGACAGAATTTGCAGAGAGTTCTTCATTGGAATACTTATAAAATCAAAATAGAAGCGGGAGCCTATTAGTTTTGGCTAGAATGAGTGGGGAACGCAGGATTTAGCATAAGTGGTGTCAATCTCGCAATCAAACTTGTACGCGGGTTTGAGTCTGGGGCTATGGGGGTTTTAAGACTTTACTACAGAAGCTATtcaccttgttaggaggttggtgAAACTGACACAGAGAGGAAGAAGAATCTGCACATGGtatttattgacctagagaaagcgtatgataaagttcctagagaagttctcaGGAGATGCTTGGAGTCAAAAGGTGTGTCGGGTCCCTACAGtatggcgattaaggacatgtatgatagggctaagactcgggttagaacagtaggaggcgactctaaCTATTTTTTGGTTgtaatggggttacaccaaggttctGCGCTCAGTCCGTTCTTATTCGCTCTGGTGATGAACGCGTTAACACACCATATTCAAAGGGAGGtaccatggtgcatgctattcgccgatgacatagttctgattgatgaatTGTGAGCCGGTATTAACAAGAGGCTGGAagtttggagacatgctcttgagtctaagggtttcaagttgagcatgacgaagacggaatacctggagtgtaagttcagcgctgAGCCATGGGAAGTGGGCGTGGATGCGAGGTttgaatcacaggtcatcccaagtagaggcagcttaaagtaccttgggtcagttatccaGGGGGAaagggagatcgacgaggatgtcacatacCGTATTGGAGTaagatggatgaaatggaggttagcatctggagtcctgtgtgacaatagagtgccaccgatactcaaaggtaagttctataaagcggtggttagaccgaccaTAATGTATGGGTctgagtgttggcctgttaagaactcacatatccagaagatgaaagtagcagacatgaggatgttgaggtggatgtgcggtacactaggatggataagattaggaatgatgatatttgGAAGAAGGTGCACGTGgatcccattgatgacaagatgtgggaagcgaggctcagatgtgTCATGTCCCAAAATTTGAGGAGCGCGAccagcgctcaaccgagtaaacccgactgagcaagcctgttaaatttcattctacccaaattcATCCATCAATAAAGAGGGGATGTACTCCATTAATCaaacactaaaaatattttattaaccaCTTCCATTTCATTCCCATTAATAGCATCATTCAACATTTCCAAAATAGTTCGAGTTTATAGATATAATGAAAAATATGTTTGCCAAATACCAATATTTCTAGTTCAATTCCCAATATCAAACACTACCCATAacttgtctacggagcctctaaatacaaatGAAGAGTAATATAAAAataccggcaacaaggccccggctatacctcaaaatgtgGTAAAAATATGAACAAAAGATACAGTACATGACATGACCCCGAGATGGAATGGGGCTCACCGAGTCTGCTGGGAAGAGGATGCGCCACTAGCTACGATCAACCTTGTCGTCTATGGAaacacctacattcatttaaagaTGTAGAGTCCCCATCAAAAGGGGACGCTAGTACTatagaatagtactagtatgtaaagctaaatCACCATCTTAATAGAATAAACAGTAATGCAAGGAGGAAATAATTATCAGTTCAGTAGGAGCTTCAAACAATAGCAAAACATCAAATAAGGGTCACGTAAGTTTTCAAGTCAATTTCCCTATTATTCGTTTGAATAACGTTTAATACCGATATGCCACAATCCACAATACAACCGTGTTCTTacacggagtccgatctcgacctgTTCGGCTAGGTTATCTCATTTGAGATATCAACTATATCCACAATTTCGATTATCATTTCCAGCACAATTGCCACCATGTGTtcggcatggcatccgatcacggcccgatcggctaggccatctcacttGAGATATCAACCACAATCACGATTTCAATTACAGTTTTCCAATAAAATCACCACCATGTGTACGACATGACGTCCTATCacagcccgatcggctaggccctCTCATAAGAGACATCAACCACAATTACAATTTCAATTCCAACTTCCAATAGAGTCACCACCATATGTAcgacatggcgtccgatcacggcccaatcggctaggccatctcataCGAGACATCAACCGCCGTTATATTATTTCACTTGGCACGTTGGTCGTGTTTCATGTTCCACACTTTCACCTCTCTGTTTTCAAGGATCATTATCAAATATCAACATATAGAATATTTCGAAAATCATAATCCTCAAATTCATTAGTAATGGAAAGTTTAAGCACAAAAGGCTTCTTCCCAAAGAATGAGGCATACCAACCAGCAAGAGAAACATACATCAAGATCATAAACAATCAATACGCCATTTATCTTTGCAATTCTCTTTCCTAGAAATGACAACATACAATTTCAATACCTGAGTGTAAAATGACCCAAATCACACTTGATATATTTATAAAGCGAAGCATTATTTAAAACAGCCACTTGTGGGCATAAATTGAGTACAAAAGCTTTTAGGCAATTCTATTTTTGAACCATTCATGAATAATCACgtcgaggctcatttcataatctgtcTCACATCTTCTCATTTCATTGGCAGCACTAGTCACAAATATAACTTAAGTTCTTGGCTTgttggccacactctatttcccCAATTCTCTTATTTCATATTCAAGCATCCTAGCAAATTATCAACAACAAGACATTTTCAATTAAGGCTTTAGACACACATATGAGCAATTAATGGTCTCAAGCATATTGAGTTTTTCTTACACGATTGTCATTAGTTTTCATTTGAAACACAACTTGACGTCAAGGCATTTGGACATGAAACCCATACTTTGAACTCATTCATCCAATAAGAGCACAACCTCACAAGAGCATTTGAATTACATAATGAACATCGATATCTTTTGAAACAAGCTCATTCGGAATATTCAATTTACAGTGAGAAATTTGGGGCTTACATGGATATTTTGGGGTTCAATTCTAAAAGAAGAGTTTATTCATACATACCTTGTCCGAGCTTTCCTTAATAATACTATAACGTCCACCACACTAAacaacttcaatctacaacaaTGCAACACATTCGTACCAATATTAGTAAGATTTCTATACTTTAAGTCATTTAGACTTTTTATCAAACATCTAATGTGTATATCTTTCTACAACCACCTTTAATGGAATTTCCTCACCTAACAACCACCTCCCATACCATCATCTTTAAGCTACCAACAACTTTCGTTAGCACATGCATGCCCAACAATTCACACCCAAACCATCAATCTCCTTAATTAACCCATTTCACAATCTTTACAaaaccaacacaacctaggttagacacttatggcttccaatcaccatcccataagTCCTAACATATGtttcatacataaataatcaccatagagtagttagagatggTAAACATACCTTCTGTAGTAAGAATGTTGAGAATCCCCATTTATAGTGTTCTTGACCAATTTGGGGATTTGAAATGGAAATCTATGGATCTTCAAGAttaatccttgttaatataagtgtttaggagtagaaATCAACttaaaatactccaaaaacattaccttggTTCATAGGAGGGAAATATGGAACGGATTCCCCTTGATGGAGCAAGCCCTAGCGCAAAAAATGACTTAGAGACCctccatacccggtcttggggGTATTATAGGGCTACTATGTGCGCGATCGCGCATCTGCCGCGTGCACAAGGCAGAAACTTTCAAATATGTGCGACCGCGCATCTGGCCGCGCATAGGACATAGATCCaataaaatggtcataactttctgtatacataTCCAAATGAGGAACGAtttgatgcgttggaaactagactcaaagggctttaatttgataggttttgcatcatataaatctttatatatatgtagatatgctcgtccaaagtttgGTCTTGTGCGCACAtatttggaattttagtctatcatgtaattttccaGCTTGGCTTAGatttaggcctctccttagaccccaaatcacttataatatgacttatacacttagtaccatatccaattgatatccatcatattaataatccctgtttgcacacaaaataaaataattagcctaccttggcaccacgaaatattaaattacttagcgaaattttccggCCCAGATGCTCTGGTAAGGAGGTGGGAGCGAatggttgtggagggcacgagaagaggtagaggacggcctaagaagtattggggagaggtgatcaggcaggatatgacgaggcttcagatttccgaggacacgacacttgataggaagatgtagaggtcgagtattagggttgtaggttaggaggtagttgagtcttgacTTACTTCGTACCTTTGTGAGACTAGTCTGGTAGggtttttgtctaagatagctagtgACAATGTTATGTCTTGCTATTTCGCTTTTCAGTGCAGGACCTATTTACTAGCTATCGCCTttactttgcatctttcttctggatttatgttgttcctatttttcctatgatttctgtggtgatactaatattgtctccttttgtctttttgttttcttgagccgagggtctttcggaaacaacctctctactcctttggggtaggggtaaggttcgCGTGCATCGTACCGATCCCCAGACCCCacattttactgggttgttgttgttgctgctgcttcttGTCCTAAGTTAATGTATGCTTTGTATTATTCTCAGAAGGTGGTCCACCTGTTGTAAATATACATTTTGTTTTCCAGAAAAATAATACTCAGAATTATATGTATTAAGTACTGAAATTTTGGCGAAACAGTGTTGAATGACCCCCTTGGTTTAAGGTGTCTCACCCACATGAATAAGGCCTAAGCAAACTTTACGTTAAGAAAGTAGGGAAATAACCAAACAAATGAAAGTTTTCATAATTAAGCTGAAGTTTGCAAATTAAAGGAGTGCAAGTGAAAGTTGCTATTTTTGAGAAAtttaaagagagaaaagaaatgaaaccTGGCAAATCCAGCTGGTGTTGGGTGCAATTTGAGTATTACCCCAAGGCACAAGCCTAAGATTGACAATTGATGCAAGATCTGTTTCAAGAACCTTTGCTAACTTGTTCACAATGAAGTCAGCACAATATGGACACAAGGATTCATAGTACAAGGACAAGTTAACCTTGTCTTGCGAAGACACAGGAGATTGAAACATGAGCCATGAAATCAAAATGATAAGTATAAAGTTTTGATTATGAGATGCCATTTCCCCTTTTGGAACTAAAACTTTCTTCTTCTGGTCTTTTATCTACACTTGCAGTTCaattttttaactttttctttttcagtttaCTTTAGCTTTTACACCTATCTGCACTTCCATTGGTCACCCCCACCAACCACAATAAATTGTTGAGTTATTAACGTCTGAACTTTTTCAGGTCTGATAGATGAGCAACaagggaaaaaaaaagaagttatttGTCATCTGCTTTAGAAGTAATACAACGAGTAGTAAACCTTGTTTTAGTTGCTAGAGTTCTTTTGACATGTTAAAAATGTAAGCCCCATAATTATTAGGTGGGATGGATTTTAAAAATCCGCTTTGATTTAACATTCTATTTCATGCTTTAGAGCCAACATAGATCGCTACAATTCATATGGTATTATCCAAGAATTACTCATGGAATCCTTGACTTGCATAAATTTTGGTTCATCATTATACAACAAGTTAAAGTAAGAAATTTCTAACTTTTGTTTACCCGTTTATGGCTATGCATATAACAGTAACAACTATGTCTCAATCCAAAATAAGCTTGAATCGGCTATATGAATTCTCTGTGTCGCTCCTTTAAGGTCGTACAAATCCAATATTATATAAgacaaaataaaagggaaaaaaagcACCAGAAGTTCTCTATATATTTTAGAGGAAATTTAAAAAAGCACTACAATTTCATAGCTAATTACAATTCGCAACTATTGTTTCAATATTTACCATTCATAGCAAATCTTCCGTTTCAAGGTGTCTGTATGCCTGTATTCGTTCGTGCAAATGAATACAACCTATTTCAACTGTATTCATTCGCGCAACTAATACAACCTGTAACAACTGTATTCGTTGTACAACAAATATAACCAAggcaaaatataaaaatacataggtgTATACAAGAATACAAACAACACAACTACAAGGGTGTATGCATGGGTACATAGTCAAACATATAtggtgcaaaaaaaaaaaaatacatcacATACCCCAAAAAAGTACATACATGGCGCaaatcaaatcaagatgaaatACAGAAATATAGGAATTTGCTAAAAATTTCCTTCGACAGAATACGAAAATACAGGTAGATTTattataaaattcaaatatagtTACGGATTGTAATTTTCTGAAAGTATAGCTATGAATGATACATACAATAAGTTAGCTATACCATAGTataatttttcctattttttactAGTATATAAATCTCTCACATGACTAGAAAACTCTAAAAAAGCAATGGACCTAAATAGACATACTAATATGATTAAAACTTAATACCAACTAACTGGTAATTTGGTATCACCTACATagatcttttttttcattgtgcctTATTTTCACAAATTTGTTATGGATTACAAGAGATAGTAGGTCTTTCAAGATAACTTTCTTCCATGTGATTTTAGATCTAGCTCGTCCTTTTAGTACTATATAATTTCACACCTAGAACACTGTTTTATGGCCTGCGAGTAGTATTTTTATGGCCCATTCCAATTTCAGTATTAAAGGCAAAGCGCATATATGACTAACTTTATTCCATGCATATTTTTAatcagtttttttttctttcatataAAGGCATCTTAAGCTTTGGAATAGTGGTCGATATATGGTTCTTGCTTTATTCTGATATGACTCATCAGAATTTTCTTCCACACAATTGAAAAGGAAGGAAGGGTACTTAATTATGTTCTGAAATCAAAATGGTAGAAATTTGAAAAAGACAAATCAAATTTAAGCAACTCTCATGCATAGAACAGTTTCTGATCTTATTGAACTAACTGGTCAAAAGTTACATTTTAGTAGTGCTATCTCACTATATTAGTATGACTATTGTTATATCTCATTGGATTATGATTCAGGGATTAAACATGCGAACAAAGTCTCACATTAGTGGCTGAAAAGATTAGGAGTCTACATATAAGGTGTAGGAATCCCTTAATAGTATGAAACCTTTTGGGAAAAATCGTGCGGGCTTAGCCCAAAGCGAATAATATCACACCATTTTAAAAGTATCTTTGGGCCGTTTTAACCTGATACCAGGTTTAACATGTAGGTCCTGCATAAGCCTTGGAAACATATTTTTCATAGTTCAGATAATCCCGCAGTTAGAATAAAGTATTGGATTAAAAAACAATAATAAGGGAttgttaaaaaaacaaaaaacgaTGAGAGATTGAAAATTAACAACTCCaagagtgtcacgaccccaaaccagacccgatcgtgatgtcgcctctcatgaagacaaggccagccgacaaaaTTCCCAAAGCAACCATTTTCcatttaaaagtattttttataCCATCTATAAACTATTAATCTCATAATGAACATATAAaagaaaaatgcggaataattacacaagcccgacatcggggtttcactagtcatgagcatctaccaaggtctgaatacaacaaaaacagTCAAGTGTACTAAGTACAGAAATGGAAATGAGATGaagaagcagtgctgcgaacgtcgtgcaaccaccttgctaactctgatgacttcgcgtctgagcaatcaatacccgctatcgggttctgaaatacttgaatctgcgcacgaggtgcagggagtaatgtgagtactccaacccagtaagtaataagagtaaataaagactgagaagtaggaaacaatgaatccacattcatgataactcaataagcacaCAGGCTGCTAATTCAGGACACGAGTCAATCGTCTTATTTAAAATCCagccttttggtaaaaatcatttaaacaGGTGAAAATACTTTCTGACAGTTTCAGTAtaggttcaataccatttataataaaagagatgaaaaccataatcggcccctcgggcaaaacatagttcgtaaacagcccctcgagcaaaaaaTATGAATCATAAACTCCTCATAAcatgaaaatctcagtggaaataacaaagccaaatcggtgattaaattctgaacatctcataaaccccagcttaaatgaaagttgttttaaaacatttgttcaacactttcgacagaggctcaatataaagatgagtgaaaacagtcaataatcaacatattcgatagaaactcatttttaaagaggagtgaaaaaaatcaataagttcataaacaggcccctcaggcaaagcatcactcatatgcatgtatatatctatcgcccctcgggcaagcctctcagtcactcgtgactaaACTCTTACTAATCAACGCTCATActtagcactcacactcaataggtaccatatagtaaccgctgcggcgcgcagctcgatccatatatcgctgcggcgtgcagcccgatccatatatcttgtcaatggcgctcactaggggtgtgcagactttggAGGGggtcctacagcccaagcgctatatcgttgcgccgcgcagcccgatccatatacatatatatatatatatatatatatatatatatatatatatatatatatatatatatatatatatatatatatatatattgctgcatcgtgcagcccgatccataactatataatcctcacaaccaggccctcggcctctctcagtcattaacctcacgatcactcggaccatctgTAAAACAAggaactcaacccaaacagttttcatatttttaagaaataaagtgataaaccagatttaaacaataaacaggtaaaacatgactgaggatatgctttcaaaataaatagagtgagaaaaaattgtgaaaatgcccctaagggtctcagcaggtcggcacaaggccccaagcgtggcatacaacccaaacatataatatcaatctctagaaCATGGAACATCATAAgagttcaaatcaaatacgcgacttaacagtcgtacggggcGGAACATGtgacaatccccaatggtgcacaactCTATGCTGGTCATCTAGCGCGTGCGTCACCACAAAGTAAcccaacgatgtgtaatccggggtttcaaacccacagaacaatatttacaatcattacttacctcgaaccggcaaaatctctagctcgcgacacctttgcccttCAAATTGGCCTCAatgcgcgtcaaatctatccaaaatcagaacgaatacatcacaatatgctaagggagcaaagcccaagcgaaaacaatcaaaaatatcgaaaatcccaaaattaacaAAACTCGAGCCTCGAGCCCACtcctcgaaactcagaaattttcacatcattagattccttatcaccccacgagttcatacatatcaaaagttatcaaatccgacctcaaatggtcctccaaatccccaatcaaagattcaaaatcccaagccctagttcttccatttttagcttaagtttccataattttctaggtggatttcacaatagattcgagttttaggttcgaaaatcttacctccaaatatttctccttgaatccctcttcgatttccttcaaaaagctctcaaaaagaCCATCTATagaggaaaaatgacccaaaatcggggatgaaataacttaaaacattctgcccaggggttttcgcatctgcgaccccaTCACTGctcctgcggtaccgcttctgtggtcatTTTCTCTGCATCTGCGGAATCCACTTGATGAgccaaaaccgcatctgcgggtccgcaggtgcggttcctaTTCCGCATATGCGGTTTCTGACCTCTCTCCTCAAATCCGCATCTGCGAAAATTCCTTCGCACATGCGATggcacacctgcggtccccaaacagCAGGTGCAGAAATAACAGAAGCAACAATCTTCTGAaatctcttaagtccaaaatcttcccgttaaccatccgaattcaccccgaggccccggggacctcaaccaaaagcaccaacatgacccaataccttattcaaacttgttccaatcatcaaagcaccttaaacaacatcaaattactcaaaacacatcgaattcaaacctaatttttgagaaatcttccgaaatacgttttcgatcaaaaacccaaccaaaacatgtccgaatgacctaaaattttgcacacacatcccaaatgacataacaaagctattaccactctcagaattccattccgacccccggatcaaaatctcgcctatcaaccggaaatcgccaaaatatcaacttcgccaattcaagtctaattctactccggaactccaaaacccattccgatcacactcctaagtcataaatcacccaacgaagctaaccaaatcataaaaattccgtttcgagctcatatacaaataagtcaactcttggtcaaacctttcaatttCAAAGCTTTCAtgtgagactgttctttcaaattcattccgattttcctgaaaaccaaaaccaatgatctacatcagtcataatacattacacggggcaagtcatgcccgagaactggcgatcaagtgccaaagctcaaaatgaccggtcgggtcgttacatcctcccccacttaaacatacgttcgtcctcgaacgtgcccagagttgttccaaaagccaaccaatcgctgaataaccttaccatgcacatacccgggggtgatcccacgtcaccctatctcacataggtccAATAACACCTTGTAACTGAAATTACACAATCCCAATCcagcccataaaccatagaaccatatttccacttctgaaaccatcaatacgatcacaaccccacatctatactctgaataggcccgaaccagctgtaataacccatgcttgcaacctcaggtgcaattatatgatataccacataactcaagcACATGTAGCGATAACTCCCATTCACAGTAGCTGCACACAACAACTGAATACCGGTAGAAAACCTTTTATccactaaagtctcattccaacactttcatatactactAATGAAaggccataaccatttctcagatcaaccattcatgaagccccTTCTCCTctgacaaataccatagcaaatttccgagccgaacctcgatattaaccttccaacatgctgaaatcgaatctgttcgtattcattgatgatccCAACTCCTTTAATctaacacaccactctggtgacatgacacatcaatagaggcctaagccacaactagcataatacgcgcaccaataagtaACGGTTCGAACataatcaaatcatgaaaatgactcaaatgaaagggctgtacctcaagctcaccagtacaccacaacacaaggctgagaacccgtctcacatcatagaatagaacacacgaatctaacccacaAGGTCACATCccacatagcttcgctgcaatgtgcgatcctatccaagCACTGCTCCGCAtgagacacctcaagtcactatgctcgaaattgacaaccacgcacaatttgatgtttggaaccaaagcaaatcattacacccacggcgaaacaaataacatacaccacgcaaatccgaaaggacataaccgatacgctatttatcgagcaatacccaatcactcttcccgctcgacttccactatgaaactccgatagaaccgcaccataggtGCCTATAATCAACAGATCATAACGTCTCGCAACACAAAAAAGTAACTCATAGATTTTGCTAGCTTACCAgtaagctcaataacaaccgaatcaacacatccctcgcctacaacaactcgaagtcaacaaggCTGTCTCGATGCCGGACAcatatccatataggtctaccaatggaccacacatcaactctagttacccacaatagataaataatcct
Coding sequences:
- the LOC104249950 gene encoding gamma-interferon-responsive lysosomal thiol protein isoform X2, with translation MASHNQNFILIILISWLMFQSPVSSQDKVNLSLYYESLCPYCADFIVNKLAKVLETDLASIVNLRLVPWGNTQIAPNTSWICQHGPAECLLNTVEACAIKETHFKFINCVERLHLENRQSSWQSCFSATGLSQTPIKNCYNNGLGYRLEKAYADETASLNPNHRFVPWVLVNNQPLQEDYQNFIAYICRAYRGRNIPQACKNKALEINKINVPDSTGPRVCFRG
- the LOC104249950 gene encoding gamma-interferon-responsive lysosomal thiol protein isoform X1; amino-acid sequence: MASHNQNFILIILISWLMFQSPVSSQDKVNLSLYYESLCPYCADFIVNKLAKVLETDLASIVNLRLVPWGNTQIAPNTSWICQHGPAECLLNTVEACAIKVWSNLETHFKFINCVERLHLENRQSSWQSCFSATGLSQTPIKNCYNNGLGYRLEKAYADETASLNPNHRFVPWVLVNNQPLQEDYQNFIAYICRAYRGRNIPQACKNKALEINKINVPDSTGPRVCFRG